The proteins below are encoded in one region of Chroicocephalus ridibundus chromosome 9, bChrRid1.1, whole genome shotgun sequence:
- the KLHL25 gene encoding kelch-like protein 25, giving the protein MSVSVHENRKSRTSTGSMNILLFHKASHPDCVLSHLNTLRKHCMFTDVTLWAGNRSFPCHRAVLAASSRYFEAMFSNGLRESLDDEVNFHDSLHPEVLELLLDFAYSSRIIINEENAESLLEAGDMLQFHDVRDAAAEFLEKNLYPSNCLGMMLLSDAHQCRRLYELSWRMCLVNFETVHKSEDFNNLSKDTLLDLISSDELEIEDEEKVFKAVIQWVKYNLDERKAYLPELLRNVRLALLPSECLKEALACEDLIMVDERNKLVLDEAIQCKKKILQNDGVVTSPCARPRKAGHTLLILGGQTFMCDKIYQVDHKAKEIIPKADLPSPRKEFSACAIGCKVYITGGRGSENGVSKDVWVYDTVHEEWSKAAPMLIARFGHGSAELENCLYVVGGHTAVAGVFPASPSVSLKQVEKYDPISNKWTMVAPLRDGVSNAAVVSARLKLFVFGGTSIHRDMVSKVQCYDPAENRWMIKAECPQPWRYTAAAVLGSQIFIMGGDTEFTAASAYRFDCETDQWTRIGDMTAKRMSCHALASGNKLYVVGGYFGTQRCKTLDCYDPTSDTWNCITTVPYSLIPTAFVSTWKHLPS; this is encoded by the coding sequence ATGTCAGTCAGCGTCCACGAGAACCGTAAATCCCGGACTAGCACTGGCTCCATGAACATCTTGCTTTTCCACAAAGCTTCCCACCCAGACTGCGTCTTGTCCCATCTGAACACCCTGCGGAAGCACTGCATGTTCACTGATGTCACCCTTTGGGCAGGAAACAGGTCATTCCCATGTCATCGGGCAGTGCTGGCTGCCTCCAGCAGATACTTTGAAGCCATGTTTAGCAACGGCCTCCGGGAGAGCCTGGATGATGAGGTGAACTTCCATGACAGCCTCCACCCAGAGGTGTTGGAGCTACTGCTGGACTTTGCTTATTCCTCTCGAATTATCATCAATGAGGAGAATGCTGAGTCCCTCCTGGAGGCTGGAGACATGCTGCAGTTCCATGACGTCCGAGACGCGGCAGCTGAGTTCCTGGAGAAGAACCTTTACCCTTCCAACTGCCTGGGCATGATGCTGCTCTCAGATGCTCATCAGTGCCGGCGGCTCTATGAGCTCTCCTGGAGGATGTGCCTGGTCAACTTTGAGACTGTTCACAAGAGTGAGGACTTCAACAACCTTTCCAAGGACACTCTGCTGGACCTCATCTCCAGTGATGAATTGGAAATCGAGGATGAAGAAAAGGTCTTTAAAGCTGTCATTCAGTGGGTGAAATATAATCTGGATGAGCGGAAGGCATATCTCCCAGAACTTCTGAGGAATGTTCGTCTGGCCTTGCTTCCTTCTGAATGCCTCAAGGAAGCCTTGGCTTGTGAGGACTTGATCATGGTGGATGAAAGGAACAAGCTTGTCTTGGATGAAGCTATTCAGTGCAAGAAGAAGATCCTCCAGAACGATGGGGTGGTCACCAGTCCCTGTGCCAGGCCTCGCAAAGCTGGGCACACCTTGCTGATCCTGGGAGGACAGACTTTCATGTGTGATAAGATATACCAAGTGGAtcacaaagcaaaggaaattatCCCCAAAGCAGACCTGCCGAGTCCACGGAAGGAGTTTAGTGCCTGTGCCATCGGCTGCAAAGTATATATCACTGGAGGCAGGGGGTCAGAGAACGGGGTCTCAAAAGACGTATGGGTGTATGACACTGTTCATGAAGAATGGTCAAAAGCTGCCCCAATGTTAATAGCTCGGTTTGGGCATGGCTCGGCTGAATTGGAAAACTGCCTGTATGTCGTTGGTGGACACACTGCTGTAGCTGGAGTCTTTCCTGCGTctccttctgtttctttgaagCAAGTAGAGAAGTACGATCCCATATCCAACAAATGGACAATGGTGGCTCCTTTGAGAGATGGAGTGAGCAATGCTGCGGTGGTGAGTGCCAGGCTCAAGCTTTTTGTCTTTGGCGGGACCAGCATTCACCGAGACATGGTGTCTAAAGTCCAGTGCTATGATCCAGCTGAGAATCGGTGGATGATCAAAGCTGAATGCCCACAGCCCTGGCGCTACACGGCAGCTGCTGTCCTGGGCAGCCAGATTTTCATCATGGGAGGAGACACCGAGTTCACGGCAGCGTCTGCCTATCGCTTTGACTGCGAAACGGACCAGTGGACGCGCATTGGGGACATGACAGCCAAGCGTATGTCATGCCACGCTTTGGCCTCGGGGAATAAACTCTATGTGGTGGGGGGTTACTTTGGGACTCAGAGGTGCAAAACGCTGGACTGCTATGACCCTACGTCAGACACGTGGAACTGTATCACAACGGTGCCTTACTCACTCATCCCCACAGCTTTTGTCAGCACCTGGAAGCACTTGCCATCATGA